Part of the Anopheles coluzzii chromosome 3, AcolN3, whole genome shotgun sequence genome is shown below.
GAGGTAAGAGCGCAAATTGCAACAATTTAGGCAAGCGTTACGCTCCGGCCAGCTTCCAAGcgaaaaatcaataacaatcAACGAAACTTTTACCATTTTAGGAACGGTGAGGATGGCCCAGCTGCTGAATTATTTCCCGTCGACTGCACGGAGGAAGGCGATCTGGGACGTTTGAAGAATATGGCCGAAAAGATAAAGAAGGATTTCGAGAGTAGCAATGGTGAGGATGAACCGCAGAGGAATGCGCCTTCTTATGATGGGAAGGAAAGGGCGAGCAGGCCGAAAGAAAGCGACAAACCTATGGAAAGCAGCGACATAAGAGATGATGCGATTCAATCGAAAAAAGAATCTGCAAATGCGGTGCCAGCTGATGCTCCTAATAAAACGGGTAATCGTCTGATTAATGTGAGGGATCCAAGTTCCTTTAGAAGGCCAGTAAAGAAACCTGCAGGAAGCGCAAAGTCTCCAATTGCTCAAGAACCGTTCCCACAACCATCCAGTGATGCAATGTCAGCACCGGCATCTAAGCCGAAGCAAGTACCAAGCTCTGAAAAGCAGTCAAACCAAGTTGATGAACCACAGCCGAAAAATAGAGTAGAGAAACCAACAGACAAGAAACCAAGTACGTTAGCCAAGCCAAATAGAAGACCGCAACCAGATAATATTCCGAAAAGTAACTCCGTTGATTCAGAAGCGATTAAACCTAACAAAGAACTGAACCTGACACCCCAGCAAGTCCAACCCGAGGTACAAGCCAAGAAAGCATCTCAAAAGCCTGACGGCAAGCACAAGAAGCCCAGCGAGGACTCCAAGTCATCGGAGGATCCTGAAAATCAACAAGACGATGTGAGCTCAGAGAAACCTAAGGACGAGGCAGCCGAAGAGTCTGATGACCCCAAGCAATCACCCAAGACAGGGAAGGAACCAAGCAAGTCGCAGCCGAAAAAGGGATCTGAGAAGCCTGAGAGCAAGCACAAGAAGCCCAGCGAGAACTCCAAGTCGTCAGAGGATCCTGAAAATCAACAAGACGATGTGAGCTCAGAGAAACCTGAGGACGAGGCAGCCGAAGAGTCTGATGACCCCAAGCAATCATCCAAATCAGCGAAGGAACCAAGCAAGTCACAGCCCATGAAAGGATCTGATAAGCCTGACAGCAAGAACAAGAAGCCCAGCGAGGACTCCAAGTCATCGGAGGATCCTGAAAATCAACAAGACGATGTGAGCTCAGAGAAACCTGAGGACGAGGCAGCCGAAGAGTCTGATGACCCCAAGCAATCACCCAAGTCAGGAAAGGAACCGAGCAAGTCACAGCCCAAGAAAGGATCTGATAATCCTGACAGCAAGAACAAGAAACCCAGCGAGGACTCCAAGTCATCGGAGGATCCTGAAAATCAACAAGACGATGTAAGCTCCGAGAAACCTGAGGACGAGGCAGCCGAAGAGTCTGATGACCCCAAGCAATCACCCAAGTCAGGAAAGGAACCGAGCAAGTCACAGCCCAAGAAAGGATCTGATAAGCCTGACAGCAAGAACAAGAAGCCCAGTGAGGACTCCAAGTCATCGGAGGATCCTGAAAATCAACAAGACGATGTGAGCTCCGAGAATCCTGAGGACAAGGTAGCCGAAGAATCTGATGACCCCAAGCAATCATCCAAATCAGCGAAGGAACCGAGTAAGTCACAGCTCAAGAAGGAATCTGATAAGCCTGACAGTAAGAACAAGAAGCCCAGTGAGGACTCCAAGTCGTCGGAGGATCCTGAAAATCAACAAGACGATGTGAGCTCCGAGAATCCTGAGGACAAGGTAGCCGAAGAATCTGATGACCCCAAGCAATCATCCAAATCAGCGAAGGAACCGAGCAAGTCACAGCCCAAGAAGGGATCTGATAAGCCTGACAGCAAGAACAAGAAGACCAGCGAGGACTCCAAGTCATCGGAGGATCCTGAAAATCAACAAGACGATGTGAACTCAGAGAAACCTGAGGACGAGGCAGCCGAAGAGTCTGATGACCCCAAGCAATCATCCAAATCAGCGAAGGAACCGAGTAAGTCACAGCTCAAGAAGGAATCTGATAAGCCTGACAGCAAGAACAAGAAGACCAGCGAGGACTCCAAGTCATCAGAGGATCCTGAAAATCAACAAGACGATGTGAGCTCCGAGAATCCTGAGGACAAGGTAGCCGAAGAATCTGATGACCCCAAGCAATCATCCAAATCAGCGAAGGAACCGAGTAAGTCACAGCTCAAGAAGGAATCTGATAAGCCTGACAGTAAGAACAAGAAGCCCAGTGAGGACTCCAAGTCGTCGGAGGATCCTGAAAATCAACAAGACGATGTGAGCTCAGAGAAACCTGAGGACGAAGCAGCCGAAGAATCTGATGACCCCAAGCAATCACCCAAGTCAAGAAAGGAACCAAGC
Proteins encoded:
- the LOC120958354 gene encoding serine/arginine repetitive matrix protein 1-like, with product MRLNCRWLLLSLLALFAEARDERAYRGGKADYRKADRKGETQFQHQKTIDGAVLGCYGYVDGQGKMFVTHYLADGSGYRSVSLSAPDKMTRERLKLLRNGEDGPAAELFPVDCTEEGDLGRLKNMAEKIKKDFESSNGEDEPQRNAPSYDGKERASRPKESDKPMESSDIRDDAIQSKKESANAVPADAPNKTGNRLINVRDPSSFRRPVKKPAGSAKSPIAQEPFPQPSSDAMSAPASKPKQVPSSEKQSNQVDEPQPKNRVEKPTDKKPSTLAKPNRRPQPDNIPKSNSVDSEAIKPNKELNLTPQQVQPEVQAKKASQKPDGKHKKPSEDSKSSEDPENQQDDVSSEKPKDEAAEESDDPKQSPKTGKEPSKSQPKKGSEKPESKHKKPSENSKSSEDPENQQDDVSSEKPEDEAAEESDDPKQSSKSAKEPSKSQPMKGSDKPDSKNKKPSEDSKSSEDPENQQDDVSSEKPEDEAAEESDDPKQSPKSGKEPSKSQPKKGSDNPDSKNKKPSEDSKSSEDPENQQDDVSSEKPEDEAAEESDDPKQSPKSGKEPSKSQPKKGSDKPDSKNKKPSEDSKSSEDPENQQDDVSSENPEDKVAEESDDPKQSSKSAKEPSKSQLKKESDKPDSKNKKPSEDSKSSEDPENQQDDVSSENPEDKVAEESDDPKQSSKSAKEPSKSQPKKGSDKPDSKNKKTSEDSKSSEDPENQQDDVNSEKPEDEAAEESDDPKQSSKSAKEPSKSQLKKESDKPDSKNKKTSEDSKSSEDPENQQDDVSSENPEDKVAEESDDPKQSSKSAKEPSKSQLKKESDKPDSKNKKPSEDSKSSEDPENQQDDVSSEKPEDEAAEESDDPKQSPKSRKEPSKSQPKKGSEKPDSKNKKPSEDSKSSEDPENQQDDVSSEKPEDEAAEESDDPKQSLKSAKEPSKSHPKKGSEKPDSKNKKPSEDSKSSEDSENQQDDVSSEKPEDEAAEESDDPKQSQKSGKKPSKSQPKKGSEKPDSKNKKPSEDSKSSEDPENQQDDVSSEKPEDEAAEESDDPKQSPKSGKEPSKSQPKKGSEKPDSKNKRPSEDSKSSEDPENQQDDVSSEKPEDEAAEESDDPKQSPKTGKEPSKSQPKKGSEKPDIKLAARTQPAESSLTDIFLTPPFEADPFPSRLGLPSDSNDVLAAISRVLPVIRDIGPPFVTTGSPEKVKPSMAPKTSASFNGDVYDEVDDDEDTDTVDAVAPEKQNDPGKPSHSTPPPPSDMGSCIEIILKVPTDARHVIVRTEHPQFKTQEGAPLNELVNKIAPGVYDVQLAKFDKVVFERYDKYAIDEEPQTPNNLGKAFNYDELVPKPSNSGPSQRVPGDSVNAYLPKVDTARSRVGGVDEKMAKVNREEKSAQSQRRIPDRFLAMGRRG